The proteins below are encoded in one region of Thermococcus peptonophilus:
- a CDS encoding redox-regulated ATPase YchF, with the protein MEIGVVGKPNVGKSTFFSAATLVDVEVANYPFTTIDANVGVTYAIAEHPCKELGCTPNPQNYEYRDGKALIPIKMIDVAGLVPGAHEGRGLGNKFLDDLRMASALIHVVDATGKTDAEGQPTDYHDPVEDIEFLEREIDYWILGILKKGWEKFAKRIKLQHMKLEQAIADHLSGIGVSEEDVWEAIHRLGLGDDPTKWTEEDLFNFVRELRKVNKPIIIAANKADAASDEQLERLKKEGEKRGYIVIPTSAAAELTLRKAAKAGFIEYLPGSSDFKVLKKLSPKQEKALELIREKVLQRFGSTGVQEVINRAVFELLKLIPVYPVQDENKLTDQFGNVLPHVYLLSKGSTPKDLAYKVHTDLGKTFLYAVNARTKRRVGDDYELQFNDIIKIVATAK; encoded by the coding sequence ATGGAGATAGGTGTCGTTGGAAAGCCAAACGTTGGAAAGTCCACCTTCTTCTCGGCGGCAACGCTTGTTGATGTGGAGGTCGCCAATTACCCGTTCACGACGATAGATGCTAACGTTGGGGTTACCTACGCGATAGCAGAGCACCCATGTAAGGAGCTCGGGTGCACTCCAAACCCGCAGAACTACGAATACAGGGACGGAAAGGCGCTGATCCCGATAAAGATGATAGACGTCGCGGGTCTCGTCCCCGGGGCGCACGAAGGACGCGGCCTTGGGAACAAGTTCCTTGACGACCTCAGGATGGCCTCAGCGCTGATACACGTCGTTGACGCCACCGGGAAGACCGATGCAGAGGGTCAGCCGACCGACTACCACGACCCGGTCGAGGACATTGAGTTCCTCGAGAGAGAGATAGACTACTGGATACTCGGGATACTCAAGAAGGGCTGGGAAAAGTTCGCCAAGAGGATAAAGCTCCAACACATGAAGCTTGAGCAGGCGATAGCAGATCATCTCTCTGGAATCGGTGTGAGCGAGGAAGATGTGTGGGAGGCTATTCACAGGCTCGGACTGGGCGACGATCCAACGAAGTGGACTGAGGAAGACCTGTTCAACTTCGTCCGCGAGCTCAGGAAGGTGAACAAGCCGATAATCATAGCGGCCAACAAGGCTGATGCAGCCAGCGATGAACAGCTTGAGAGGCTGAAGAAAGAGGGTGAAAAGAGGGGCTACATAGTAATTCCGACCTCGGCAGCGGCCGAACTGACCCTGAGAAAGGCCGCTAAGGCAGGTTTCATAGAGTACCTCCCCGGAAGCTCGGACTTCAAGGTTCTCAAAAAACTGAGTCCAAAGCAGGAAAAAGCCCTTGAGCTGATAAGGGAGAAAGTCCTCCAGCGCTTCGGCTCAACGGGCGTTCAGGAAGTAATAAACAGGGCTGTCTTTGAGCTCCTCAAGCTGATTCCCGTCTATCCTGTCCAGGACGAAAACAAGCTCACTGACCAGTTCGGGAACGTCCTACCGCACGTTTATCTGCTCTCAAAGGGCTCAACGCCAAAAGACCTGGCCTACAAGGTGCATACTGACCTCGGGAAGACCTTCCTCTATGCTGTCAACGCGAGGACAAAGCGGCGCGTTGGGGATGACTACGAGCTCCAGTTCAACGACATCATTAAGATAGTG